The following proteins are encoded in a genomic region of Oncorhynchus mykiss isolate Arlee unplaced genomic scaffold, USDA_OmykA_1.1 un_scaffold_240, whole genome shotgun sequence:
- the LOC118948705 gene encoding gamma-glutamylaminecyclotransferase-like, translated as MRGFRGAALLTSLLIYVPPVQMTYIFVYGTLKKGQPNYFRMLPDQGNGKAEFCGHARTVDGYPLVIAGKYNIPYLLNRPGEGHRVQGEVYRVDDTMLSFLDAFEGCPTMYQRTSVQIELEDWKVEGRERSPGSMMEAFFYSTTSYQPAWLKHNFYENYDAYGDHGLVYIDREDREIH; from the exons ATGAGAGGCTTTCGAGGAGCTGCTTTACTCACATCGCTGTTG ATCTACGTCCCGCCGGTCCAGATGACTTATATCTTTGTCTATGGGACTCTGAAGAAGGGTCAGCCCAACTACTTCAGGATGCTGCCGGACCAGGGGAACGGGAAGGCTGAGTTCTGTGGTCACGCCCGCACCGTAGATGGCTACCCGCTGGTGATCGCTGGGAAGTACAACATCCCCTACCTGCTGAACCGTCCCGGGGAGGGCCACAGGGTCCAGGGGGAGGTGTACAGGGTGGATGACACCATGCTGAGCTTCCTAGACGCCTTCGAGGGCTGCCCCACCATGTACCAACGCACCTCCGTTCAGATAGAGTTGGAGGACTGgaaggtggaggggagagagaggagcccaGGCAGCATGATGGAGGCCTTCTTCTACAGCACCACCTCCTACCAGCCTGCCTGGCTCAAACACAACTTCTATGAGAACTACGACGCCTACGGAGACCATGGCTTGGTGTACATcgacagggaggacagagagatccaCTGA